From Micromonospora echinaurantiaca:
CACAGGGAAGAGACACGCCCCATGGCACAGCACAGCTTTGTGGGGGTCAGACCAGGCGGGCAGCCGATGAGCGCCCACATCCGCCACCCCCGCGACCTGCAGCAGGCAGTGTGCGGGCTGCCCGCCGCCGACGTTCGACGGTGGGAGACCGAGGAACCACCGCGCAGCACCTACACCTGCGAGGACTGCTACAGCCTGCTCCCGGAAGCTCAACGCCCCGACGACGCGAACCACCCGCCAGGAGACGCCACGCTCATCGCCACGCTGCGGCGCATCGTCGCCGACCGCCAGTACGCCAAGATCGACGGGGTCCTCGTGGACGTATGGTCGGCCGCCGCCACGGTCGTGATCTGGGACCGCCTCGCCGACAACCAGCGGCAGCGGCTGCTGGCCCTACCGTCACACGAGCTGATCCTCCGCTGCGTCGCGATCTACACCCGCCTCACCAGGCACGGGGGTCGCCAGTGACCGGCCTTCGACAACCCAGTGGTTCCACTTCGGCCCGTGGCTGTTCTCGATCGACGCCGCCGAAGCGCTGATCGCCACCACGCCCCGCGACGGTCCCTCGACGTCATGACCTGGGCTACCGCCTACGGCCTGACCGGGCTCGACGAGCCGCACCAGGTCAACCTCATCGGCCCGACCAGCACCGGCCTCAACCGCGCCTACGCGATGACCACCGACTTGACCAAGCCCCTGGTCGTCGCCCACCTCGACGTCACCGGGCACCCACCCAGCCCGCTGCTCATCGACGGCACACACCGGCTCTACCGCGCCTGGCGCGAGCACCTACCGCGGTTACCCGCCTACCTGCTCACCGCCGACGAAACCCGCCAGATCCAGGACATCACGCTCCTCGGACCCGGCCGGACCTCCATCGCACCGCCAGCCTGAACGGCGGCCTTGACACCACCCCCTTACCGCGTACGCCTCGGACGCCGGCCACCGTGCACGGCGGCCGAGGCGTACGCGCATCCACTCTCGGGAGAACCCCGTGGCCTACACGCAACCGTGGCAGAGGGTCTGCGACTGCCGCTGCCTCGTCAACCTCCACCTGCCGCGCACCACCTACACCGAGCCCGACTGCGCCTGCACCATCACCTGCGCCACCCAGCCCCTCACCCTGCTGGCCGACCCGTGGGGCTGCGCACTCTTCCTCGACCACGGCGGCGACCTCTGGCACGTCCCCGCCATGGCCAACGGCACCTGGGACTGGGCAAGCGCCGCAGAAATCGGCAGCCGCCACGACTTGTACGACGCCAGCCGCCTCCTCGAGCACCTGCTACGCCAAGCCGCCCAGGTACTCCACACACCCATCACCTGACCGCGCCGTCCAAAGTGGCCGATCACACGGGCGGCCCACAGCCCTTGTGCGTTTCACGACCCGAGAAGACAGCGATGTCGCACTACCGCAGCGCCCTCGAGCGCGACTGCACTGCCGCTGCCCGCTTCACCGTGGCCAGCCGCGCTCGGCCTACAACGACCCCGGGCCGTCCCTGCCTGGCCACCTACGCCAGCCAGCCCATGCCCCGTTCGCCCCACAGATCAACGGCGCCCTGTTCCTCGCCTACTCCGGGATGCCCTGACACGCCCCGGCCTCGAGACCGACCAATGGGACTGGCGCGACGCCACCCGGACGACGTCGGCCACCCGCTGTTCGAGACCGCCGATCGCCGACTTCCTCCGCGACACCACGCCGGGTTGCTGCCGCTCATCCCCGCCTGTAACCCGAAGGACCGCTGTACCTCCGCCGGCCGCACCGCGCGGACACCGGCCTTTTTCTGTTGTCAACGGAAGGTAATCACCACATGACCAAAGCGATCATCGGTGTCGTCACCGTCGTCATCGTCGCCTGCTTCGGACTGCCCATGCTCCTGCTGTCGGCCGTCATGGGTGGCGGCTCCGGCGGGTGCGGCATCGCCGCCCCGCCCCCCATACGCCCCTCCGGACAGCCACCTGGCGGCAGAACCTGGGACACCGAACAGCTGGAAATGGCCGCCACCATCATCGACGTCGGGGTCGCTAAAGGTGTACCCCGCTGGGGCTGGGTCGTCGCCGTTGCCACCGCCATGCAGGAATCCGGCCTGCGGAACCTGCCACACCTCGGCGACCGCAACGACCACGACTCCATCGGCGTGTTCCAGCAGCGCCCGAGCCAGGGCTGGGGCACCGTTGCGCAACTGTCCGAGCCCGCCTACCAGGCGGGCACGTTCTTCGACAAGCTCCTCACCGTTCCCGGCTGGGAGTCGATGCCGCTCGCCCAGGCTGCCCAAGCGGTCCAGGTCTCGGCCTTTCCCGACGCGTACGCGAAGTGGACCGACGACGCCCTGCACTTGGTGGAGCAGCTAACCAGCACTCTCGCGGACTGCGCCACCGATGCGCTCTCCGCCCTCCCGGATGGGTTCGCGTTACCCGCTAACACCCCGCCAGCCGTGGCAACCGCCATCGTCTGGGCTGTCAACCAGCTCGGCACCCCGTATCACTTCGGCGGATCATGCACCGACCCTCACTCCGGCGACCCCGACAAACAGTGCGACTGCTCGTCCCTCATGCAGTCGGCGTACCGGGCAGCCGGTATCTCCATCCCCCGCGTCACCACCGACCAGGCCAACGCCGGGAAGCCGGTGGCCTACCCAGCGCTCCTGCTGCCCGGCGACCTCATCCTCATCCCCGGCAGCGAAGGCACGATGGCCAACCCGCGCCACGTCGGCATGTACCTCGGTGATGGGCTCATCATCCAAGCCCCGAAGACCGGCGACGTCGTCAAGATCACTCGGCTGAGTCGTTGGATCACCCGGATCGCAGCAATTCGCCGCATCGTTAAAGGTTAATTATTGCATCTGATACAACATTCGGGCCGTTCAAGAACTGAGGCGCAGCAAGGCTTTCCCGCAGTAGAGAGTACCTAGTTCGTGGGACCTTACCTGCGGAGATGCTGTCTGATCTCACATTGTTGCGTTGGATGCAACGAGGTGATGAGCGTGCCTCCACCCCCTCCGCCGCCCGGCGGCGGCTGTCGCTAGTGCTGGCAAGCCGGACGCTGTAGGGCCTTGGTGAGCTGCTGCTGCAGCGCGGTGAGGCGGCCCGCCTTGGGTTTCTTGAACGCTACGGTGATCGTGTTGGACTCACCCTCGTAACCCAGATCGCCCAGCGCGCGCAGGTCATCGCCGGCTTGGACGAGGCTCGGCAGGATCTCGGTGTGGGCAGGTAGCGCGCTGGTGTCGTAGCTCCCAGCGGGACCGCACCTGCGAGGTAAAGATCGACTAGCCGTCCGGGACGGTGATCACCTGGATGTTGCCGTCATGGTTGTCGCGCTTGCCCGACCGCCACAAATCCGTGCCAGGGGTGCGGCAGCGGTCGGTCTCGACCAGTATCCAGTCGTTGTTCGCGTGGCTGTACCCGGCCGCCTTCGCGGCCAGCAGCGTCCGCACAGCCCAGGTGATCGGGCATGTGAGCAAGGTGCGGGG
This genomic window contains:
- a CDS encoding C40 family peptidase, encoding MTKAIIGVVTVVIVACFGLPMLLLSAVMGGGSGGCGIAAPPPIRPSGQPPGGRTWDTEQLEMAATIIDVGVAKGVPRWGWVVAVATAMQESGLRNLPHLGDRNDHDSIGVFQQRPSQGWGTVAQLSEPAYQAGTFFDKLLTVPGWESMPLAQAAQAVQVSAFPDAYAKWTDDALHLVEQLTSTLADCATDALSALPDGFALPANTPPAVATAIVWAVNQLGTPYHFGGSCTDPHSGDPDKQCDCSSLMQSAYRAAGISIPRVTTDQANAGKPVAYPALLLPGDLILIPGSEGTMANPRHVGMYLGDGLIIQAPKTGDVVKITRLSRWITRIAAIRRIVKG